A genomic segment from Phragmites australis chromosome 6, lpPhrAust1.1, whole genome shotgun sequence encodes:
- the LOC133922349 gene encoding polyadenylate-binding protein-interacting protein 8-like, with protein MVAVEAAAAAAAAAVEGPIRAEAKVAVAPEVEAKVEVEVKGDAPAAGVEEEEREYKSDMRKLEELMSKLNPCAQEFVPSSHRAAPAAKTGGGVLSADAPVFVSAAEHFGAGGGHLQKGGNGGGSRDSSSDGSSNGGGGHPLNRRRRNSFNQGRWRMGGRPRRADREDSVRRTVYVSDIDQHVTEQKLAEVFSTCGQVVDCRICGDPHSVLRFAFIEFADDAGARAALTLGGTMLGFYPVRVLPSKTAILPVNPKFLPRTEDEKELVSRTVYCTNIDKKVTEDDVKIFFQSVCGKVSRLRLLGDYVHSTCIAFVEFAQAESAILALNFSGMMLGSLPIRVSPSKTPVRPWSPRVMSN; from the exons ATGGTGGCCGTggaggctgcggcggcggcggcggcggcggcggtggagggccCGATCCGGGCGGAGGCCAAGGTGGCGGTGGCGCCGGAGGTTGAGgccaaggtggaggtggaggtgaaggGTGATGCCCCGGCGGcgggggtggaggaggaggagagggagtaCAAGAGCGACATGAGGAAACTGGAGGAGCTCATGTCCAAGCTCAACCCCTGCGCGCAGGAGTTCGTGCCGTCGTCGCAccgcgcggcgccggcggcgaagACGGGGGGAGGGGTGCTCTCCGCCGACGCGCCGGTGTTTGTGTCCGCCGCCGAGcacttcggcgccggcggcggacaCCTGCAGAAGGGCGGCAACGGCGGTGGGAGCAGGGACTCCAGCAGCGACGGATCcagcaacggcggcggcggccacccGCTGAATCGCCGG AGAAGGAATAGCTTCAACCAGGGGAGGTGGCGGATGGGAGGCAGACCGCGGCGGGCTGATAGGGAGGATAGTGTTCGGCGTACTGTCTATGTCTCTGACATTGATCAGCAT GTGACCGAACAGAAGCTTGCTGAAGTGTTCTCCACCTGTGGACAA GTGGTAGATTGCCGTATCTGTGGTGACCCACATTCAGTCCTGCGTTTTGCCTTCATTGAGTTTGCTGATGATG CTGGTGCAAGAGCAGCACTAACACTTGGGGGAACCATGCTTGGTTTTTATCCTGTTAGAGTTTTACCTTCTAAGACAGCGATTCTGCCTGTGAACCCTAAATTTCTTCCTCGG ACGGAAGATGAGAAAGAACTTGTCTCCAGGACTGTATATTGTACTAACATAGATAAGAAG GTTACAGAGGATGATGTGAAGATTTTCTTTCAGAGTGTGTGTGGGAAG GTTTCTCGGCTGAGGCTCCTTGGTGACTACGTGCACTCCACATGCATTGCTTTTGTTGAATTTGCTCAA GCAGAAAGTGCAATTCTAGCCCTGAATTTCAGTGGCATGATGCTTGGCTCGCTCCCTATCAG GGTGAGCCCTTCCAAGACTCCAGTCCGTCCGTGGTCCCCTCGCGTGATGTCCAACTGA